The sequence GGAAGCGGTGCTCGGAGGTGACGGCCGATGAAGAACCGGTCCGCGGCGCGTCCGGTACGCGCCCGCATCATCACCGCATGGCGGGTCTCACTGCTGTTCATCTTCTGGCATGTGGTCAGCGGCTACGTCTGGATCCGCGATCACGTCCGCATCCCGCGGTGGTTCGGGAGCGATTCGCGCGAGGTCGCGGTGCGGCTGTGGAGTCTGGCGTGGCTCACCTTTGTCTGGGTCTTGTTGTGGGGCACGGTTTCCTGGGCAAACATCATCGGCGGCCTCGTGCTGGCCACCGCCATCGTCACCCTGTTGCCGCTGCCGCGGGTGCCGGTGGAGGGCCGCATCCACCCGATCGGATTGCTCATCCTGATCGGACGGCTGATCGTCGACTTCTTCATCTCGAGCGCCCAGGTGGCGTGGGCCGCGATCCGGCCGGGCAAACCGCCGCTCGGCGCGGTCATCCGAGTGCGGGTGGCGATCAAATCCGATCTGGTTCTCACGCTCGCCGTCGACTACCTCAACCTGGTGCCGGGCACCATGGTGCTGGAGATCGACCACCGGCGCCGCATGCTCTACGTCCACGTCTTCGACGTCCGGGACGAGAAGCGTCTGGTGGCGTTCCGCAAACAGATCGCGTTCGTGGAGCGCGCATTCATCCGGGCATTCGAGCGGGACAGCGAATGGCATCCCAGCCCGTACCACGGGATAGACGAGGATTTTCACCGCGTCGCACGCTCGAACGGAGGTGAGCCATGACCTACGTCTGGGTGCTCGTGAGTGCGATGCTGATGATCGCCGCGGCGTTGACCACCATCCGCGTCCTCCGCGGGCCGACCACCCTTGATCGGCTCGTCGCCCTCGACACCGTCATCGCGCTGTGCATGTGCGGGCTCGGTGCGTGGGCCGCGTACAGCCGGGACTCCACCGTGGTGCCCGCCATCGTCGCGCTGTCGTTGGTGAGTTTCGTCGGATCGGTCGCCATCGCGCGATTCCGGGTGAGGGATGACGAACAATGATCGGTGACATCATCTCGTCGGTGCTGCTGCTCCTGGGAGCGACCATGGCACTGACCACCTCGATCGGCATGTTGCGCTTCCCGGACACGTTGAGTCGCATGCATGCCTCGACGAAACCGCAGACCTTCGGGCTGCTGCTGGTCCTGATCGGTGCGATGATCCGCCTCGGCCGCAACGTCGACGTCGGGATGCTGGTGCTGGCCTGTCTGTTCGCGCTGATCACCGCCCCGGTGATCGCGCATCGTATCGGCAGGCTCGTCTATCAGGAGCAGCGTGCGCGCGACGGCCTCATCGCACGCGAGGACATGGATTCCGGCACGCGGGATTAGCCCGCTCCCCGCCCACCCGGCACGCGTCCCCGCCGACCGGGACAGGCGGGAAGGGCAGCGTCTATTCGAGCTCGCCGACGACCGAGTTCACCACCGCACGCAGATCACCGGTGCGTCGATAGACCTCGCGTTGGCGCTGGTAGCTCGTGCCCCTGCCGACGATGTCGGCCACGCGAGCGAGTTCGGCGGCACAGTTCAGATCTCGCGCCACCGGTTCGAGCCGGCCGAGGACGTCGGTGAGATCGTCGGTCACCAACCGCTCGGTGCAGTCCGAGTCCAGGATGACGATCGCGTCGAGACCGTATCTCGCTGCGCGCCACTTGTTCTCCTGTACCAGCCACGGCGCCATCTGCGGCAAATCCTCACCGGACTCGAGGCGGCGATCGAGATCGACGACGAGGCAGTGGATCAGCGCGACCAGCGCCGACAACTCGCCGAGGTTGGTCATGCCGTCGCAGACCCTGACCTCGATGGTGCCCAGGTGTGGCGACGGGCGGATG is a genomic window of Gordonia sp. SID5947 containing:
- the mnhG gene encoding monovalent cation/H(+) antiporter subunit G, whose product is MIGDIISSVLLLLGATMALTTSIGMLRFPDTLSRMHASTKPQTFGLLLVLIGAMIRLGRNVDVGMLVLACLFALITAPVIAHRIGRLVYQEQRARDGLIAREDMDSGTRD
- a CDS encoding Na+/H+ antiporter subunit E, yielding MKNRSAARPVRARIITAWRVSLLFIFWHVVSGYVWIRDHVRIPRWFGSDSREVAVRLWSLAWLTFVWVLLWGTVSWANIIGGLVLATAIVTLLPLPRVPVEGRIHPIGLLILIGRLIVDFFISSAQVAWAAIRPGKPPLGAVIRVRVAIKSDLVLTLAVDYLNLVPGTMVLEIDHRRRMLYVHVFDVRDEKRLVAFRKQIAFVERAFIRAFERDSEWHPSPYHGIDEDFHRVARSNGGEP
- a CDS encoding monovalent cation/H+ antiporter complex subunit F, giving the protein MTYVWVLVSAMLMIAAALTTIRVLRGPTTLDRLVALDTVIALCMCGLGAWAAYSRDSTVVPAIVALSLVSFVGSVAIARFRVRDDEQ